The Panicum virgatum strain AP13 chromosome 5K, P.virgatum_v5, whole genome shotgun sequence genome has a window encoding:
- the LOC120706957 gene encoding heavy metal-associated isoprenylated plant protein 20-like, whose protein sequence is MGILDHLSDVCSITETKEALKLRKKRPLQTVNIKVKMDCEGCERRVKSAVKSMRGVTSVVVNPKQSKCTVTGYVEPAKVLERVKSTGKAAEMWPYVPYTMTTYPYVGGAYDKKAPAGFVRSAPQAMADPSAPEVRYMNMFSDENVNACTVM, encoded by the exons ATGGGCATCCTGGACCACTTGTCCGATGTCTGCAGCATCACGGAGACGAAGGAGGCCCTCAAGCTCCGAAAGAAGCGCCCGCTGCAG ACGGTAAACATCAAGGTGAAGATGGACTGCGAGGGGTGCGAGCGGCGGGTGAAGAGCGCCGTCAAGTCGATGCGGGGCGTGACCAGCGTGGTGGTGAACCCGAAGCAGAGCAAGTGCACCGTGACGGGGTATGTGGAGCCGGCCAAGGTGCTGGAGCGGGTGAAGAGCACGGGCAAGGCGGCGGAGATGTGGCCCTACGTGCCATACACGATGACCACCTACCCCTACGTCGGCGGCGCCTACGACAAGAAGGCCCCGGCGGGCTTCGTCCGCAGCGCGCCGCAGGCCATGGCCGACCCCAGCGCGCCCGAGGTCAGGTACATGAACATGTTCAGCGACGAGAACGTCAACGCATGCACCGTCATGTGA